Part of the Pangasianodon hypophthalmus isolate fPanHyp1 chromosome 9, fPanHyp1.pri, whole genome shotgun sequence genome is shown below.
TGGACTTTTTGTCACAAACCAGTTGTTACAGATATccggatataaaaagtaaatataaacctttttttttttaacatttccatgtcaagtgCTGAGAGGCATGAAGATATGTTCTTAAAAAagggatagaaaataaaattaaaaactactactactactactataataataataataatacagaaagACTAGAGTAAAGAATGCAGGTTGATGAATATTATAAATCTAAAGGGTGTTGTGTGCAGcactgtgtgttgttgtggatggatctagactgccatcgtgtggccaggtttaggaagtgcacgttCCCAGAGCCACTGCTGTTTAAAGCCGCAGCTTATAGTGCTGCTTCACCGTGTATTTTCAAACCGCGGCTGCAAATAAAAGCTTGGACAATATAAAGctctttattatttgtgttctgGTTTTGTAATTGGACTCTTTCCACGTTtcaatttcagatttaatttctcTAATCCCCACTGACGATTATCTCAACTTCTCATTTCTTGTAGAAGATCTTTAGCATCgtggatttatttaaagcacCTGTTTGCAGACCTTCTTTGTATATAGAGCTGCTAGTAAATCTGCTCTTTCACTAATACACACTTTGTAAAACTGACTGTAAGCCATCAGGTCCCGGGCTTTTCCCATCATTCAGTTGTGACTCTGCTGGAATTCTTTCATCAGTGTTAATTGGGTTACCTAGTGGTGTTAAATTAGGCTCTTTTCTGCtgacacgtgattggctgattggataatgacatgaatgagcaggtgttcctaataaagtggccggtgagtgtagtgtacagCATGTTAATGGCAGTAAAACGCTGTTACTGTGGAGTGTATCCGTACTGAACTTGTCTCCATGTCAATAATGGCTTTTCTGGGCTCATCTCCTGGAGGATTTCATTTATCTGGTGAAAATCTGCAGATTCACAGCACATGTAATCTGCTCCACTTCTGTAAACCATTCAAACACTGCAACTCTTTCTTTTCTACACTTACAAGCTGATGGACatttttccagatgtttccTGCACTAACTGAGCTTCATAGTGTTTCTCTTAAAGCCTTGTTGATGCTGATGTTGGTGGTGATTTAGGCCTGTAGGAAGCTCCAGCTGAAACGCAGCTCTCACTGTCTCCACAGCCAACCAAGCGCTTGCAAAATGCCTGTAGCCTGTGTTTTACTCTTCAACCTTTCCAACATGTATTCTGCCTTCCAAGAGGAGGATgagcaggaggaagaagaggctCATGAAGCAGAAGTGGATCCGATTCTTCAACAAGATTTACTACAGGCTGGATTTACTGTCACACACGCCATCGCCACTGCTCTCTTTCAttagtagtgtagcagtaaggttactcatacatacaggccactttattaggaacaccccttactcatacatacaggccactttattaggaacaccttttACTTATACCCAGATAGCAGAGAGACGTCGATTCAGCgtctatttttagttttataggTCAGTATCAGTCATCAGTTAATTTCAGGCTATTGTCACATAAACGATGGGGAAAGTCAGGTGTTGTGTTAAATCCGACTGCCCGGCTGGATCCTACACCCCTTCACGTGCACCATCGTGTTTCCTGTAGATGTCAGTAAAAACACATTCTTTATGCTATATTAAGCAAAAACTTTATAGCCAAAATTAGAAGACTAAACTGtttacataaatgaatattttttaatcataattttaacATGATGTATAAGATtctaaatgtttgtaatgtcATCATCAGTGCCAGCAGCATTCTCTCCAGTTCTGCATTATGGGATTATGGGTGATTGCCAGAGAGGGAAGAGGCTTCACAAAGTAAACTCTGATTCTGAAACAATTCAAATTCACTCGATGGAAACATTTTTTCAGCAAGTCATATGGTATAACACCTGAGagagtaatatttaaaaataaataaataataaaaaacagttaaTGAAGATGTAGATGCAGCAGGAGATTCTGCAAaagaaaatggataaaaagtccaGACATGACATACCTCAATATATCTCCTATAATCATCACATAGTGCAGGTGATAAATTATAACAACAATagtgaaaaacatatttattgatGTGAGATGTGAGTGATCCGATGTGCACCGGATAATCTGTGCTCTAACTCCAAATTCATCACAACCTGGGAAGAAATACTTCTGTTTTCAAAGAATCATTGCCTCTGGCTCCAGGTTCAGTTGAAGCAGGTGTTCTGATTTGCTCAGCTTTATGTCACTCATATTCATCCTGTGTTGATTGGTTGAAGTGTTGACAGTGGGCGGGGCATGAACTCACGCAGGCGCAGTTACGTGGGCTTCAGATTAGTTAGTTAATTGTCTTAATGTCTGATATTAGAGAAAACACACGCAAAACCAGAAATGCTGCAATAAGCTGAAAACACAACGGAAATGGTTTAAAACAAAACGGAAATGTTTCAGAGGGATTTGTCAAAAAAAGCTAAGAATTATCACATTAgctaatttattcatttgacgAGTGTGTTTATATTAGCCCCCTtcatcacttttattttaagtaacattaattattcatataaaaacTACTTATACAATAATCCTCACTAAGATCAGGATACTCGTTCTCATTAAGATAAAAccagaaaaatgttatttgactGTCAAAACTTAAGTAAACTTACTCAGCTTAttgtttctgcttgtttttctaattctttcttctaatttcttttttaaattctttttgtaatttatcCTTTTTGTCcttaatttgtacatttttttttacatttatgacagTTACATGTGCGCAAtttaatgaagccacaagatactaaatcaaggtcatgaaatcataatgtctGTGATGTAGGAGGTTTTACCTCCCTTTTAATTCTCTATTCTCTGTATTTTCTGCTGTTTTCAGAAATTGTATATCATTGACCTGATCAAGGACTTCAAATAAATCTGCAAATGAATCCTGATTACTAAacttgtaaattttatttacgTGATTTTGTTTAGACCAGCTTTATTGTGGCTTTTGCTCCGTGCTGTCTGAGATAACAATTGATGATAATCcatactcgtgtgtgtgtgtgtgtgtgtgtgtttattgccCTACCTCACTGCCCTTTGCTCTCTGCAGTATAAACCAGGTAGGCTATGTAAATAAAGGTGAAACTCAGCAGCTCCATTTTGTGTcgaggggaaaataaaccatttgaggagtaaaaacacagtgagtatctaaatctaaagctataatatataaacacagtgagtatctaaatctaaagctataatatataaacacactgaagtgacactagaggcagaagagttttgtgggtttgtactgaaggtttaatgtacacaggttgttttaggacttgataccgtgactatttcctgtaaatgaactctgtgctgatgcagggtttgatttaacacaccgatgttggagtgaagtaaacgtgtgtcctgctgtaatctggagaaggagacatgacctccaacatgagtgtgtctggaaaacaggacttaaagaaagacgagaggtgagttacttttccattcactagcaataaatacacaccgtctcatgggaacagatctgtatctctaaacactcactagttaacagaggagctaaactttgctttaaggtgtttaatagcagtgaatatatcactgatctgatgtaagaacagtttagagaaatcattcactgagagaagagtaaaaaggactgtgtaatgtgtagcataagagcagcatagctttgagtcagtgaactctacaggctttaagacccagctgagtcagttagctgtgattgggactcctgacatcagagtaattcctgaggtatgaggtgagtctcctgtttgaataagtgtgcagactgtagctgaattaaaaagatggaattattggtgtttaatgatgaacacattgtttaacagtgctgagacagcagagtattaattattgctgatatttctgttgtaattctagaatgatggagggaaagagatcagactcaccagaacccagctgtgtgtccatgaagagtgacgcgTCAATGGAACATCCAATActcttcagagacagagacagttctactgatgtgaggtcagtatagtgaggtgttttacagcagtgttccacctgatcaaactcactggtctcattatgaagcccttcatgagctttatcaggtgttgaagcagtaaaacatCAAGGTTAAATAAAGTATCCATGGCTGAATATTCAAAACTCTCTCTTAAATGTAATCAGTGATGTATTCTGTTACACTACTTCAAAAAGGTAAATTATTCAGATTACTTTTGGAATACATTTAGATTACATATTTTAGACGCACAGTTGGAAGAATTATGATGTGTGTTAGGTCATTTTTGTCTTACTTTGCTTCTTATTGATCAGTGTTATGGGTTGGTAGCTTGCTGTTTGTTATGCAAAGCCCTGCTAAATAGTGAGTTTGTTAATTACTTATTCATTGTATGCAAATAATAGCTACAGAATGGATTGACAACACCAGACAAATCCCTTCATAGTCACACACATTAGGTATCATGattgtacaaaaaaaacttaGACACCTTGAATTGGTTAACAATATCTATAGGAATAATCTGTGTATGTTCTATAGGAATAATCTGTGTATGTTCTGattattgttaattttgttaACGAAAACtatgatgaaaaatgttcaTCAACAACCTTTTTCTCCATGACTAAGACGACACAAAAAACCTCAGGCAGCATATGAAGGTTAACCACAAAGAAAGAGGTAGGTTAATGACTTGGTGGTAACATTAGGCTGTCTTTTTAAGCTATAAAAGACAGCCTAATGTTAGTAGTACTAGTAAGGTGGTGGTGTTACATTATGTAGGATGTGTTTTATAGTTAAATCGAACTCTTTAAGCTAATAGGCTAGCAAATTGTTGTGGGGTCATGCAATACTAGTGTACAGTATTCTTTTCAATTTTGTAAGGCTAACTACTTTATTTCCATTGCTCGGAATAGAAATGTAAGTTTGTCATGTACTTTACACAACCAAAAACTTggtttcaaaatgttttattgtcgTTTTAGTGAAACGCTCTCACTGTTTTATAGTCGTtttagtgaagtgacttgtggccaagtatggtgacccatactcggaatttgtgctctgcatttaacccatccaagtgcacacacacagtagtgtgcacacacacagtagtgaacacgcACACGCCCGGagcttttttttgctgcggcacccggggagcagttgggggttcggtgccttgttCAAGGGTCTCActtcagtcgtggtattgagggtgggagagagcactggtcattcactcccccacctacaatccctgccggacctgagactcgaacccacaaccttcaggttcaccttcgggttgcaagtccgactctctatccattaggccacgactgcccccgaGAGAGTATCAGGCTCCAGTTGTTGAATCGTGTTGGTTCAAAATAAGTGTGGAAATCAGAACATGTTCCATGTCTGGATGTATTCCTTAAATGGACACCATCAGACCAGACACTTTCTGCAAAGATGCATTCTTAATCATTCAACCTGTGTTTTTCATCAGATAACGATAAGATAAATCTTATgtgaaataagacaaaaattccAGTAATAATTTTATAGCTAAAAATGTCTACAGTTTTCAGTGactaaaaatagacaaaaattgGATTTAACACTCAAACCACTCACTATGCTtttattccacacacacacacacacacacacacacacacacacacacacacacacacacacacacacacacacacagcaattgTGTGTCCATTTTAAAAGTGCTTCTAACGTATTAACTACATCATTCCAGGTCAAGTTCAGCTGGCATCAAAGTTTCATGTAGTCAGAGGAAATAACTGACAAATCATTCAAATCATTTCATTAGCGAATGGCTCAAAGCAAAGCAATGTAGCTGAGTTAAAAACTTTTCCACtccattttatttgattttgtttaCTGTAGGCTAACTGTAATCACATAAGCCTACTGAGtgcagatatacacacacactgggaaattaatgacaatataactattttattcattcgttcattcattcattcattcattcagaaatTTGCTTCTAAATATGTTAGTTTCGGTGaggaaatcctgaaatcagtgTATTGTGTTAAGAGGAGAGTGTTAAATATCTGTCTCTgtatttattagtgtgtgttgtgcagctaTGAATACATAGAGTCCATATTAcgtgatgtgttttgtttgttcacagaccacaaaagaagaaatcaaacatcagcagaaatcagttggagtccatattcaaggtgtgtgtgacttgtgttGTTTTATCAATGTGCAgcagcattatgggtaatcagaTAGTTGTAACCATGGTAACAGacagagtttttttcttttcataaaataaaagcatctctcactgtgtaacattataatatttagatctgttactgtgtgtttctaaccaggagctggaacacaaagtcatcaccatgataaagaatgagctgaagaggtttaggaagctcctgagtccagattacccagcatgcactgagagggaggtggaggatgaggaggatctgcacagtgtcagagaggaagcgctgaagatcacactgcacgtcctgaagaacatgaaccacacagatctcgctaacacactgcacaacagtaagGGCTCTGAGTCATGGCTTTAGTCCATCAGATTCactttagagagaggaaattgttttagatattaacacttttagttttaagtttgatttttgtatcatgtacatctggtgcttttctgttctgttcgtggtccagcttgtggttactctgtacaatggtcctgttccttcagtaatgtttagtacatgaatcaggaatgaacaacagcatttgaaagaattttacattttatattgtgctcagtgattttgcattaaaacatgttattactttgtttattagagtctgtggcctctgtgtatcagccaaagttgaaatccaacctgagagagaagtttaaaagaattaatgaaggaatctcacagcatggaagctcagcacttctgaatgagatctacacagagctctacatcacagagggttggagtggagacgtcaataatgaacatgaggtgagacagattgagacagcgtccaggagaaAAGCAACACAGGAGaaacccatcaaatgtaatgacctctttaaagacaagtccatcagaactgtgctgactaaaggagttgctggaattggaaaaacagtctctgtgcagaagttcattctggactgggctgaaggaaaagcaaatcaggacgtcttcttcatgtttccacttcccttcagagagctgaatctgatgaagcagcaaaatctcagtctgatgagtcttcttcatcactttttcccagaaatgagaaaattacaattaatagactgtgactcctacaaagtggtgttgatctttgatggtctggatgagtgtcgacttcctctaaatttccagaacaatgagagattgtgtgatgtgacagagtcagcctcagtggatgtgatgctgacaaacctcatcaaggggaatctgcttccctctgctctcctctggataacctctcgaccgggagcagccaatcagatccctcctgagtgtgtagaccaggtaacagaggtacgaggcttcagtgatcctcagaaagaggagtacttcaggaagagggtcagtgatcagagcctggccaataaaatcatcacacacatgaagtcttcaagaagcctctacatcatgtgccacatcccggtcttctgctggatttcagccaatGTTCTAGAGaaaatgttgggtgaagcagagagtggagagatccccaagactctgactcaaatgttcacacacttcctgatctttcagatcaaacacaaggaccaaaagtaccatcagaaatgtgaccctgatcctcagcagaccagagagagtatcctggcactgggaaaactggctttccaacagctggagaaaggaaacctgatcttctatgaggaagacctgcgagagtgtggcattgatgtcagagaagtgtcagtgtactcaggagtgtgtacccaaatcttcagagaggagtttgggcttcacctggggaaggtgttcagctttgtacatctgagtgttcaggagtttctggctgctttatatgcatttctctGCTTCATTTTAAGAAATACGCATGTGTTAGTGGAGCAAAGCACTGGAGGTTTTAATTTCTTCAGAAAtccaaacatgtctgatttcctcaggagtgcagtggacaaggccttacagagtgagaatggacacctggacctgttcctccgcttccttctgggtctctcactggagtccaatcagactctcttacaaggcttaatgccacagacaggaagcagctctcacagcaaacaggaaacagtcgagtacatcaaggagaagatcagggagaatccatctccagagaaatccatcaatctgttccactgtctgaatgaactgaatgatcattctctagtgcaggaagtacaaactTACCTGAACAGAGGAGGTTACAAGTGTCTCAGTGGAaccagactctctcctgctcagtggtcagctctggtgtttgtgttactgaactcagaacaggagctggatgagtttaATTTGAGTAAATTTGACccatcagaggaatgtcttctgaggctgctgccagtggtcaaagcttCCAGAAAAGCTGAGtaagtatttt
Proteins encoded:
- the LOC113523737 gene encoding NACHT, LRR and PYD domains-containing protein 3-like isoform X3, with amino-acid sequence MTSNMSVSGKQDLKKDERMMEGKRSDSPEPSCVSMKSDASMEHPILFRDRDSSTDVRPQKKKSNISRNQLESIFKELEHKVITMIKNELKRFRKLLSPDYPACTEREVEDEEDLHSVREEALKITLHVLKNMNHTDLANTLHNKSVASVYQPKLKSNLREKFKRINEGISQHGSSALLNEIYTELYITEGWSGDVNNEHEVRQIETASRRKATQEKPIKCNDLFKDKSIRTVLTKGVAGIGKTVSVQKFILDWAEGKANQDVFFMFPLPFRELNLMKQQNLSLMSLLHHFFPEMRKLQLIDCDSYKVVLIFDGLDECRLPLNFQNNERLCDVTESASVDVMLTNLIKGNLLPSALLWITSRPGAANQIPPECVDQVTEVRGFSDPQKEEYFRKRVSDQSLANKIITHMKSSRSLYIMCHIPVFCWISANVLEKMLGEAESGEIPKTLTQMFTHFLIFQIKHKDQKYHQKCDPDPQQTRESILALGKLAFQQLEKGNLIFYEEDLRECGIDVREVSVYSGVCTQIFREEFGLHLGKVFSFVHLSVQEFLAALYAFLCFILRNTHVLVEQSTGGFNFFRNPNMSDFLRSAVDKALQSENGHLDLFLRFLLGLSLESNQTLLQGLMPQTGSSSHSKQETVEYIKEKIRENPSPEKSINLFHCLNELNDHSLVQEVQTYLNRGGYKCLSGTRLSPAQWSALVFVLLNSEQELDEFNLSKFDPSEECLLRLLPVVKASRKAELCVCNLTEESCRVLSSVLSSNSSSLRELNLSYNKLQDSGVKLLSAGLENPHCTLEKLRLCECNLTEESCRVLSSVLSSNSSSLRELDLSYNKLQDSGVKLLSAGLENPHCTLEILSLCKCNLTEESCRGLSSVLSSNSSSLRELDLSYNKLQDSGVKLLSAGLENPHCTLEKLRMWCCSIIDEGCAALASALRSNSSSHMRELDLYGNNPGESEVKLLSDLLKDPHCKLEALLIKYDKLTRTGV
- the LOC113523737 gene encoding NACHT, LRR and PYD domains-containing protein 3-like isoform X2 produces the protein MTSNMSVSGKQDLKKDERMMEGKRSDSPEPSCVSMKSDASMDPPIKFRDRDSSPDVRMMEGKRSDSPEPSCVSMKSDASMEHPILFRDRDSSTDVRPQKKKSNISRNQLESIFKELEHKVITMIKNELKRFRKLLSPDYPACTEREVEDEEDLHSVREEALKITLHVLKNMNHTDLANTLHNKSVASVYQPKLKSNLREKFKRINEGISQHGSSALLNEIYTELYITEGWSGDVNNEHEVRQIETASRRKATQEKPIKCNDLFKDKSIRTVLTKGVAGIGKTVSVQKFILDWAEGKANQDVFFMFPLPFRELNLMKQQNLSLMSLLHHFFPEMRKLQLIDCDSYKVVLIFDGLDECRLPLNFQNNERLCDVTESASVDVMLTNLIKGNLLPSALLWITSRPGAANQIPPECVDQVTEVRGFSDPQKEEYFRKRVSDQSLANKIITHMKSSRSLYIMCHIPVFCWISANVLEKMLGEAESGEIPKTLTQMFTHFLIFQIKHKDQKYHQKCDPDPQQTRESILALGKLAFQQLEKGNLIFYEEDLRECGIDVREVSVYSGVCTQIFREEFGLHLGKVFSFVHLSVQEFLAALYAFLCFILRNTHVLVEQSTGGFNFFRNPNMSDFLRSAVDKALQSENGHLDLFLRFLLGLSLESNQTLLQGLMPQTGSSSHSKQETVEYIKEKIRENPSPEKSINLFHCLNELNDHSLVQEVQTYLNRGGYKCLSGTRLSPAQWSALVFVLLNSEQELDEFNLSKFDPSEECLLRLLPVVKASRKAELCVCNLTEESCRVLSSVLSSNSSSLRELNLSYNKLQDSGVKLLSAGLENPHCTLEKLRLCECNLTEESCRVLSSVLSSNSSSLRELDLSYNKLQDSGVKLLSAGLENPHCTLEILSLCKCNLTEESCRGLSSVLSSNSSSLRELDLSYNKLQDSGVKLLSAGLENPHCTLEKLRMWCCSIIDEGCAALASALRSNSSSHMRELDLYGNNPGESEVKLLSDLLKDPHCKLEALLIKYDKLTRTGV